From the genome of Candidatus Jidaibacter acanthamoeba, one region includes:
- the secA gene encoding preprotein translocase subunit SecA → MFSYFAKKLFGSSNDRFVKSLYPVVAKINSLESIFEKLSNDELKAKTFEFKEQLKAGRTLDDLLPEAFAAVREASKRTQGKRHFDVQLIGGIVLNNGMIAEMKTGEGKTLVSTLPAYLNALTGKGVHIITVNDYLVERDSKSMGEIYNFLGLSVGSITNSIPDWVRKKAYEADITYGTNNEFGFDYLRDNLKLDLEEMVQRPFNYAIVDEVDSILIDESRTPLIISGPTEDNSDLYYKINKLIPLLGEGDYETDEKGKNCALSDKGHETIEQLLKDHKIISKDAELYNIENMGIVHHVNQGLRAHKIFQKDVDYIIKDNKVMIIDEFTGRVLDGRRYSEGLHQALEAKENVQIQNENQTLASITFQNYFRMYPKLAGMTGTAMTEANEFIDIYKLPVFSIPTHLEVKRKDEEDVIYKSMREKYDAIIEEIEASHKHGQPILVGTVSIEKSEYLSSLLKKRKIKHNVLNARQHAKEAEIIAQAGRPGSVTIATNMAGRGTDIMLGGNPDMLINEELKKNPNKDINIIKEEVLATIASDKEKVLAAGGLYVLGTERHESRRIDDQLRGRSGRQGDPGKTKFYLSLEDDLMRIFGSEKISSMLTKLGLKEGEAIIHPWISRSIEKAQQRVEARNYEIRKNLLKFDDVMSEQRSVIYEQRLDLMKSEKLSSFVKELIVEINGSLVEKFIPKKSISEEWDLDSFEKEVFRIYGLHLSIKDFASREGVANEEILDFLEEQVFSAYQDKVNKYGQESMQYAQKHIMLVTLDHLWKDHLHMLDHLRTGINLRAYGQKDPLNEYKIEAFKLFQTMLDDYNILIVQRIFQLHIQDASELEQHSSEAKMIESRNAPSIEQSRDFSGERDPSNPETWGKVSRNEPCPCGSGKKYKQCHGAIT, encoded by the coding sequence ATGTTTTCTTATTTTGCTAAAAAATTGTTCGGTAGCTCAAATGATAGGTTTGTTAAATCCTTATATCCTGTTGTTGCCAAAATTAACTCACTTGAATCTATATTTGAAAAGCTTTCAAATGATGAACTGAAAGCTAAAACTTTTGAATTTAAAGAACAGCTGAAAGCCGGGCGAACTTTAGATGATTTATTGCCGGAAGCATTTGCAGCAGTAAGAGAAGCTTCCAAGCGCACACAAGGAAAGAGACATTTTGACGTGCAGTTAATCGGCGGCATAGTATTAAATAACGGTATGATTGCGGAAATGAAGACCGGTGAAGGTAAAACATTGGTTTCAACCCTCCCCGCTTACCTGAACGCACTAACCGGTAAAGGTGTCCATATTATAACCGTTAATGACTACCTTGTTGAGCGTGATTCAAAATCAATGGGAGAAATTTATAACTTCTTAGGCTTAAGCGTCGGAAGCATTACTAACTCAATTCCGGACTGGGTGAGAAAAAAAGCTTATGAAGCTGATATAACTTACGGAACTAATAATGAATTCGGGTTTGATTATCTCCGCGATAATTTGAAGTTGGATCTTGAAGAAATGGTTCAAAGGCCGTTTAACTATGCAATCGTTGATGAGGTGGACAGCATTCTTATAGATGAATCAAGGACACCACTCATAATTTCCGGACCTACTGAGGATAACTCGGATCTTTACTATAAAATCAATAAACTCATCCCCCTTCTAGGGGAAGGAGACTATGAAACCGATGAGAAAGGAAAGAATTGCGCACTGAGCGATAAAGGCCATGAGACGATTGAGCAATTATTGAAAGACCATAAGATAATCAGCAAAGATGCTGAGCTGTATAACATAGAAAACATGGGGATTGTTCACCATGTTAATCAAGGATTAAGAGCTCATAAAATCTTCCAAAAAGATGTCGATTACATCATCAAAGATAATAAAGTAATGATCATCGATGAATTTACAGGAAGAGTTTTAGACGGCAGAAGATATTCGGAAGGGCTTCATCAGGCATTAGAAGCTAAAGAAAACGTACAGATTCAAAATGAAAACCAAACCTTAGCCTCAATAACTTTTCAAAATTACTTCAGAATGTATCCTAAGCTCGCGGGCATGACAGGAACTGCTATGACTGAAGCAAACGAATTTATTGATATTTATAAGTTACCGGTATTCAGCATTCCGACCCATCTTGAAGTAAAGCGTAAAGATGAGGAAGATGTTATATACAAAAGCATGAGAGAAAAATATGATGCGATTATAGAAGAAATAGAAGCAAGTCATAAACATGGGCAGCCTATACTGGTCGGAACGGTAAGTATTGAGAAATCTGAATACCTTTCATCATTACTTAAAAAAAGAAAAATTAAACATAACGTACTTAATGCAAGGCAACATGCTAAGGAAGCCGAAATCATAGCACAAGCCGGAAGACCGGGGAGTGTTACCATTGCAACCAACATGGCAGGTCGTGGAACTGATATCATGCTTGGCGGAAACCCTGATATGTTAATTAACGAAGAGCTTAAGAAAAATCCTAATAAAGATATTAATATCATAAAGGAAGAAGTTTTAGCTACAATTGCCTCTGATAAGGAAAAGGTACTTGCGGCCGGAGGATTATACGTTTTAGGAACCGAAAGGCATGAATCAAGAAGGATTGATGACCAATTGAGAGGTCGTTCGGGAAGACAGGGAGATCCAGGAAAAACTAAATTTTATCTTTCGCTTGAAGATGATTTGATGCGTATATTCGGCTCGGAAAAAATCAGCAGCATGCTAACTAAGCTTGGCCTTAAAGAAGGTGAAGCAATTATTCACCCGTGGATAAGTCGCTCGATTGAAAAGGCTCAACAGAGGGTAGAAGCCAGAAACTATGAAATACGTAAAAACCTATTAAAATTCGATGATGTTATGAGCGAGCAGCGCTCGGTAATTTACGAGCAGCGCTTGGATTTAATGAAGTCGGAAAAATTATCCTCTTTTGTAAAAGAGCTGATCGTGGAAATAAACGGCTCATTGGTTGAAAAATTTATTCCTAAAAAATCTATCTCGGAAGAATGGGATTTAGACTCATTTGAAAAAGAGGTGTTTAGAATTTACGGCCTGCATTTGAGTATTAAAGATTTTGCCTCTCGTGAAGGTGTGGCAAACGAAGAAATTTTAGATTTCCTGGAAGAGCAGGTATTTAGCGCTTATCAGGATAAAGTGAATAAGTATGGTCAAGAGTCGATGCAATATGCTCAAAAGCATATAATGTTGGTTACACTCGATCACTTATGGAAGGATCACCTGCATATGCTTGATCATTTACGTACCGGGATTAATTTAAGAGCTTACGGGCAAAAAGATCCGCTTAATGAATATAAAATAGAAGCATTTAAATTATTCCAAACTATGCTTGATGATTATAATATACTAATCGTACAAAGAATTTTCCAATTACATATTCAGGATGCTTCCGAGCTCGAGCAGCATAGCAGTGAAGCAAAAATGATCGAATCTAGAAACGCCCCTAGCATTGAGCAAAGCCGTGATTTTTCAGGAGAAAGAGATCCGAGCAATCCGGAAACCTGGGGTAAAGTTTCACGTAATGAGCCCTGCCCTTGCGGTTCGGGTAAGAAATATAAACAATGCCATGGTGCAATTACTTAA
- a CDS encoding histidine phosphotransferase family protein, which produces MSKMLDFSELLITKFCHDISGQISAIDNGLEFLKDGHEEIKNKAMELVSSSSAELVTRMNFYRYAYGSLKRNGEADIEQLSKLIQKHYMNSKIKINWQYNTDICLRGITNRACKLLINLVIIASTYLIHGGETEIKIEKGSIGKLLRITGRGRDIKVNSEHKSILTEHNESEPTIFNIQVFLTRKLADELNAQLQMDYSNNHITFYAEL; this is translated from the coding sequence ATGAGTAAAATGCTGGATTTTTCCGAACTTCTTATCACCAAATTTTGCCATGATATTTCCGGGCAAATTAGCGCTATCGATAATGGACTTGAGTTTTTAAAGGATGGCCATGAAGAAATAAAAAACAAAGCAATGGAGTTGGTTTCTTCATCAAGCGCAGAGTTGGTAACCAGAATGAATTTTTACAGGTATGCCTATGGCAGTCTCAAACGCAACGGAGAAGCGGATATTGAGCAGCTAAGCAAGCTTATACAAAAACATTATATGAATTCTAAAATAAAAATAAATTGGCAATATAACACTGATATCTGTTTAAGGGGAATAACTAACCGAGCCTGCAAACTGCTTATTAACCTCGTAATAATCGCCTCAACTTACCTTATTCACGGCGGTGAAACGGAAATTAAAATTGAAAAAGGTTCGATCGGCAAACTACTTAGAATCACAGGAAGGGGTAGAGATATAAAAGTTAATTCCGAGCATAAATCAATTTTAACCGAGCACAATGAATCAGAGCCGACTATATTTAATATACAGGTTTTCCTAACCCGAAAACTTGCTGACGAACTAAACGCTCAACTTCAAATGGATTACAGCAACAACCATATTACTTTTTATGCGGAGCTTTAA
- a CDS encoding type II toxin-antitoxin system RelE family toxin, with protein MVDPIGFSKPLHYKIGGYVSDYRIVYRIKYKTTTVVIVAIKHRKEVYEGN; from the coding sequence ATGGTAGACCCGATCGGCTTCAGTAAACCTTTACATTATAAGATAGGCGGTTACGTAAGTGATTACCGAATAGTTTATCGCATTAAATATAAAACAACCACAGTTGTAATAGTTGCCATAAAACACCGCAAGGAGGTTTATGAGGGTAACTGA